The Pantoea vagans genome includes a window with the following:
- the lptB gene encoding LPS export ABC transporter ATP-binding protein, whose product MATLVAENLAKAYKGRRVVEDVSLQVKSGEIVGLLGPNGAGKTTTFYMVVGIVPRDAGRIVIDDEDISILPLHARARRGIGYLPQEASIFRRLSVYDNLMAVLQIRDDLTEEQRQDRANELMEEFHIEHLRDSMGQALSGGERRRVEIARALAANPKFILLDEPFAGVDPISVIDIKKIIEHLRDSGLGVLITDHNVRETLAVCERAYIVSQGHLIAHGTPDEILADEQVKRVYLGEEFRL is encoded by the coding sequence AAATTTGGCGAAAGCCTATAAAGGCCGCCGCGTGGTAGAAGACGTCAGCCTGCAGGTAAAATCAGGTGAAATTGTTGGCCTGCTCGGCCCGAACGGTGCTGGCAAAACCACCACGTTTTATATGGTCGTGGGCATTGTCCCGCGCGATGCTGGCCGTATTGTCATTGATGATGAAGATATCAGTATCCTGCCACTGCATGCACGCGCGCGTCGCGGTATCGGCTATCTGCCTCAGGAAGCTTCGATCTTCCGCCGCCTGAGCGTGTATGACAACTTAATGGCCGTACTGCAGATTCGCGATGATTTAACGGAAGAACAGCGTCAGGATCGTGCAAACGAGCTGATGGAAGAGTTCCATATCGAACACCTGCGCGACAGCATGGGTCAGGCGCTCTCCGGAGGCGAACGACGTCGTGTGGAAATCGCACGGGCGCTGGCGGCCAACCCGAAATTTATCCTGCTGGATGAACCTTTTGCCGGTGTTGACCCCATCTCCGTTATTGATATCAAGAAAATCATCGAACATCTGCGTGACAGCGGCCTTGGCGTGCTGATTACCGACCACAACGTGCGTGAAACCCTCGCCGTGTGTGAACGCGCTTACATCGTCAGCCAGGGGCATCTGATCGCACATGGCACCCCTGATGAAATTCTTGCAGATGAGCAGGTTAAGCGTGTTTATTTGGGCGAAGAGTTCAGACTCTGA